Part of the Xanthocytophaga agilis genome is shown below.
AATTTTTGGGAAACAAGGCATACCCATAAACTCTACATTTTCAATAATGTTTTGTTAACCCAAGCACGGCCTGTGGGAACGCGTGTAATCTGCCAATCACCCTACATTGTCGAATTAATTAAATCATTCTCTGCATTATCTGAGATAATCCGCTTCTGTTCAAGCACATTAGAAGTACTATAGGCCCTTCTCTACTCCCACTAATCAATTGAAAGTGATGTTGATGGCATTTTGAGAGGTATTACTATGTATGTAAAATAAGCCTTTAACATAGGCCTTGATTGGCTATATATCTTATTGGTATATTTAAAACAGTAAATACCTGATAATAAGTCCTGTTACACTTGGTTACACAGATTTACACCGTTAGTTGCACATCTAAGTAATTGTAAGATAGACTAGTAACACTGGTTACACTTGTCTCTCATATACGCATATTTATTATAATATAATACTATATATAAAAGGGAGTATAGCTGTTGCTCTATTGTTCCCAGGAACTTTGGCAAAAAATAGCAAAACTCCGAAACCAGTGTTACCTGTCTGATTTTCAATGCATTAACATGTAACTTTGGCTGTAACCATGTGTATCCTGTGTAACTTATCGGAAGCCCTATCGGGCATTGATGCGTTCCCGAATCGTTATCAGGCTTTCTTCATAGGAAGCGCCAATGGGGATTTCATGGTCAGCTATCCAAAGCTGATGACGAGAAATTTTTTCAATTTTAGAAATAGCAATAATATAGGATCGGTGTACCCGAATAAATGCCCCTTCCGGCAGCATCTGAAGAATATCTGTCATAGTTTGCCGGCTTAACAGCTTTCGGCCTTTCAGCGTAAAGATCAGATAGTTTCCATCTGACTCAATGTAGAATATATCATCCAGCAACACTTTTTCTTCTTCATACCCTGTTTTGACAAAAATAAACTTCTCTGAATCGCCTTCCCGAAGTGTCTTTATTTCCAGGGCTTTTGTACACGACTTGGTAAATCGTACCAATGAAAAAGGTTTCAGCAGGTAATCAATAGCATCCAGTTCAAAACCCTGGACGGCATATTCGGAATAAGCGGTAGTAAATACAACCATCGGCACTCTTGACAACGTCTGCACAAACTCAATTCCTGAGATATCAGGCATTTTAATGTCTACAAACAACAGATCTATACGGTTTTGCCGAAGAAAAGGAATAGCATCAAAGGCATCTGTAAACGTAGCAACAAGTTCCAGGAAAGGCACCTTTGAGGCATGTCTGGATACAACTTCCAATGCACTGGGTTCGTCGTCAATAGCAATAGCGGTAAGTTTCATCAATTATTTTATCTTGGATAGTTTCCATTCCTGATCTTCTCTTTGTCCCTGTATACCATCAATGCTGCCATTCGCATCTCTCGAAAATGTATACTCGTTTTGAGGAAGCTCATACAAAAAGAATGTAGTATCATCTGTAAAATGCATCTCCCAGGTATTGCGGGAAGTACTATTGTGGTATAGAAGCTTTTCACCCTGTTTATATACTGTAATAGTCTGATCAGGTGCTTCACTCCAGGTATAGCTTCCAATATAAGCATCTGTAGTAGCAGAAGCCACTTTTATCTCTTTTTTCACTACCGGATTGTAAAAATCTTTCCAGGTATATATAGAAGCTACACTGTTTACCAATTCCCGGATTAGTCCGAAGTTATCGGAATTACACATAATTACGACTCCATTCCCTCCCTCTACAGAACCATAATATACAGACGAAAAGCCTTCATTCAAACCAGTATGCTGAAAATAGGCAGCCTCCTTTCCTTCCCTCATAAAAATGAATGTACCCAAAGCCACATCGTAACGAGGCAAATAAGGTGTAAGCATACGACGTGTCATTTTGGGCGATAATACCTTACTGGATTTGCCTTGCAAGGATAACTGCATCTCCAGCACAAATGTAGCAATATCCGTTGGGGTAGTCCATAAGCCTGCTGCAGCTTGTTCAGGATAGATATGGAACAAACTTCCTATTGGCTTACCATCATACCGATAGCCTGTAGCCAGCTCATGTTGTAATTTTACAGCAGGGGGCTGAGCAAAGGTACTGTGTACCATCCCTAAGGGGTTCAGAACCTCTGTCTGCATGTACTGAGCATACGTCTTTTGGGTCACATCTTCTACCAGAAGTTGTGTAAGGGTAGTGCCTCCTCCTGAGTACTCCATTGTGGTGCCGGGCTCTGCCATTAACCGTACTGCCGGAGAGTTGGCAGGTGGCAAGCCATCCAGTACCTGTAGCAAAGAAGGACGAGGCTCCTTGTCTGTATAGCCAGCAAATCCATGTACTGAGAGCCCGGCAGTATGACTTAGCAGATTGCCAAGAGTAATTACTTTTCTATGTGCCAGGGAGTCATACGGAAACTTCCAGCGTTTCAGGTACTGATTAATATCTTTGTCCAGTGCTACCTGCTGATTCTGTACCAGCTTCAGGCATCCTATGGCATTCAGCGACTTGCTGATTGAGGCTGCCTGAAACAGTGTATTTTCTGAAACAGGTCTTTTATCTGTGGTATCTGCCCAGCCGTATCCCTTTGCCCATTCGATCTGGTAGTTATGGATCACAGCAATACTTACCCCCTTTACATTGTAAAAACGCATCCGTTCAGCCAGTGTCCAGTTAGGTCTTCCGTCAATCTGCATCCAGGTGCACAAATTCTGCTCTACCTGCTTGATCCGTTTTTCGATCTCAGCCGTGTAGCGCCTGGTAGGCTGGGCTCTGACTGTTGACATACATCCTATAAGAAGGAGGCATATCTCAAGGAAGAATAGCGTTAAGTATGTTTTCATAGTTGTAGTTACTAAATAGGTGTAAGTGTTCTGATAGTATGGTATCACTGAATTACCAATAACGCAAAACCAGAGAAGCAAAATAATCCTGTCCTGACTGTTCTATATTGAGTGTATATCGATCCGGATAAAGCAAATCCAGCCGCTTGCGTACATTTTCCAGACCAACTCCAGATTTATTCTCTTCCGGATCATTTTCCAGCTTGGCATGCATCGAATTGTGTACTTTAAAATATAGGTGTGTAGCATCCAGCGTAAGCGTGATATATATCCAGGAAGGTTGCCGGAAGCTGATACCATGTTTGAAGGCATTCTCGACAAAGGGGTTCAACAACATGGGAGCAATGTATATTTCTTTGTCTGGCTGTTGAATGTTTACCCGTATTTCGATAGGGTGGGATTCATCCAGACGCATACGCTGTATAGCAATGTAGTTATACAAATATTCCGTTTCCTTGGTTAAGGGTATTCGCTCCTGATTATTTTCATGGAGCATAAACCGCATCATATCGCCTAACTTCTGAATGCCATCTGATGTTTTTTCGGCATTTTCTCGCAAGGCAGCAGCATATAGTGTGTTGAGAGCGTTGAACAAAAAGTGAGGGTTGATCTGCAAACGAAGTGCAATTAGTTCAGCTGATTTATGCGAAATCTGTGTCTGCAACTGGATCTTTTCTTTGGTAAAGACCTGCCGCAGATACATAATTACCAAAGGAACAATCAGCAATATAGTCAGAATAGCTACAATTCTCTTGTTGCGGCTTATTTCCAGATCAAAATCATTGGCCGCAATCCAGGTCATGGCTGTACCAGCTATACATATAATAAAGTAAATAACCAGATACTGAATAACCAGATTCCAGGCCGAATGTTGAATGGCAGGGAGCAATCGGTCATAGCAGAACTTTTGCAGAATAAAAACCAATAACCCCAGCACCAGCATATAAAAGAAATACCGGAATGTGCCATCAGCCAGGTTTTCCATAGGCATATCAAACAGAAATTCCGGCACCTCGCCTATTAAAGCAAAGCCTAGTATTAGTGAAGCCAGGCATATCAGTAGAAAATACCCAATGTATACCTGATTCCCCTTCTGATCTTCGTTGAGTTTGGTATGAATATAATAATAGAGTTGAGCTACACATTCATAATATCCAATGATGGTGAGCATTACCACCGTAGAGGATATGACATTACGCTGACGATACAGAGAGTAAGCCCCTGCCCCAATAACATTCCCGTTTTCATCGCGATAGTATTGCGGAAATTGCCGAAAGTACAGATAAACAAAAACCCCTGCTCCTGCTAATACCAATGTCATGACCAAAAAAATGAAGGTTTTGTCGTCCTGTTGTGCCTCTTTGATTTTGGGAAAAGTATGGTAATGAAACACATACCAGGCTGCAACAAAAAAGATAGTGCATCCAGCAACAGGCAGACACGTATTTACCCCAAAGTTATACCCTTCAATTTCTGCTATCTGATAGGCAACTCCACCCTGTAACTCAGGCTCAGACAGAAACTTAAACAGATTCTGGTATTCCTCAAAATAACGACGTACCAGATAAATGATAGTGGCAATAAAAATAAAGAGGGCTTCGTAGAACCTGACCTTGTTGAGCGTGTGCATAGTACCATTGATTTTTCATCAAAACTATATGCTGAGAAGGGATCTGTGGCAAAAATGGGATGAAACTTTAGAAAAATGGGATGAATGCATCTGTAGAAAGGATAATGGATAAAATTTTTGGGATGACTCATGTTTTCTTTTCTTTCCAAACACGGAACCTCCCGTTTGATCGCACATTTTTGATAAATTATTATCTTGGCATTACAAATCTCAACCCAACCTCTATGCATCAAACCTTACTATTATGTATTTCTTTATTACTGGCAGTTTCGTTATTTGTAATGCTTGGGCAGCGCCTCCGCATTCCTGTTCCGATCTTTCTGGTATTGAGTGGTCTTGTCGTAAGCTGGATTCCGGGAGTACCACGTATATCGATTGATCCAGATCTAATCTTTCTGATCTTTCTGCCACCCTTATTGTATGAAGCGGCCTGGTATACTTCCTGGAAAGAGTTCTGGCGATGGAGACGTATCATTGTTGTACTGGCTTTTGGCCTCGTTGTATTTACTGCCTTTGCGGTTGCCTATGTTTCACAGGCTCTGATTCCGGGTTTTACAATGGCGCTGGGATTTCTATTGGGAGGCATCATTTCGCCACCGGATGCTGTTGCAGCTTCTTCTGTCCTGAAAGAGATTAAAGTTCCCAAGAGGGTTATTAACATTCTGGAAGGAGAAAGTCTGGTCAATGATGCAGCCAGCTTGGTTGTATTTCGGTTTGCCCTGGCAGCTATAGTATCTGGCTCGTTTGTCTGGAAAGATGCAGCAACAGGCTTTTTTTCAGTTACAATTTTTGGCATTGGCGTTGGATTAGGCGTTGCAGGTGTGTTTTATGTGGTTCATCGATGGCTCCCGGCTACTACACGTATCAATATTCTAATGACCTTTATGGCTCCTTATGTCATGTATCTGGCAGCAGAGGAACTTCATGTGTCGGGTGTAATGGCAGTGGTAAGTGGAGGGTTATTCCTGTCCTATCACAGACATCAGATTTTTAATCATACAGTCCGTATTCAGGGAGCTGGCATGTGGGCTACTGTAGTATTTGCGATGAATGGATTAGTTTTTATCCTTATAGGTTTGGAACTGCCTGTCATTGTCAATGGGCTGGATGGCTATTCCAAAGGAGAGGTGATATGGTATGCGATTGTTATCACATTGCTGGTTATTGTTACACGGATGGTAGTGGTGATGTTCACCTCTATTTTTACACGGATAGTAGGAGGAGTGATTCCGGTAGCCGAACGAAGACCAGGCTGGCGTGGACCTATCATTGTAGGTTGGGCAGGTATGCGAGGGGTGGTTTCTCTTGCGTCCGCCTTATCCATTCCGCTTACACTGGATACAGGAGCAGCATTTCCACACCGAAATCTGATTCTGTTTATCACGTTCATAGTTATTCTGGTTACACTGGTATTCCAGGGGTTAACTTTACCCTATATTATCCGAAAGGTCAATTACGCGGATCCTGATCATCTGGCTTCTGAACATGAACAGATTGCAGCCATCCGAAAAAAACTGCTTCAGGTAGCCCTTATACAATTGGAAGAAAATCATTCAGACAAAGTCATTACCAATGAACTGATTGCCAACCTAAAAAACCGGATGGAGGATGATCTGTACCTGCAAACTAACCATTTGGAAGCAGTAGTACTTGATGAAGAGAAAATGGCGGAATATAATGAAGTCTTTGCGGATATAGTAGCCGCTAAACGAAAGGAGTTGTATCAGTTACGCCACAGAAATGAGTTTGATGACGAGGTAATCCGAAAAGAAGAAGCCTGGATTGACCTGGAACAGGAAAAGATTAATCATTCTGTACACTAAGCTGTTATCTCTAGGATAACTTATTGATAAAGGCAGGAAAACAAAAATTCCCCGATGGAAACCTTCGGGGAATTTCAGTAACAAACCACTTACAACCTAAATTTTATTTTTATATCTAAACCAGACGTTGCGTCTGAGGATATGTCTGCTTGACTTACACTACAAAGGTACTACATTTACATCCCCTTTGTAAAGTCATAATTTACTGATTATCATACATGAATGCTTTCCTGCCAGAATTTTGAAAGCCCACCTTGAAAAGCAGGTAAATAACTGATAAATAAGCAGATATAGTATCATAAGGACATACAGAAAATAATCTGTAGCAGAAAAGTCATACAGTTTTTATGTATTTCCCCTGTATTTCTTTCATTTACCACCTCTAACATACTGATAATAAACCAACTAACTGAGTACATTTTCTTTTCAATGCAAGCATTTTACTTTGCTCTTTTTTCTTCATCTGTCGTTCTGTTGTCCTTACTGGTATAGTTGCCTGTTCCGAAATTATATACAAGTGTAAATACCAGCCGACGGGTAGCATAACGATGTGCCAATTGGTTATCTATGATTTCTTTTTCCCGAAATACCAGTTTGTATGCATGTGTATAGAAAATATCATAGAAGGTTAGTCGGGTATTTAGCTTATCCTTTAGCCAGCTTTTCTGTAATCCAATATCTGCTGAGCCGAAGGCTTTGCGTACATACAGGCTACTACCTCCCTTTGACTGATACCGATAGGTAAGATCTGCCGTAACTCCCTTAGGTAAAGTAAAAACATGACTTCCATTGATACTAAAATCCGTGACTCCTATCGCATAAACCTTTCCCAGATAAGGCATCTGTTGTTTTAAATAATAAATACCCAGGTTATGTGTCATTTTCCACCACTGAGTAAGGTTAGAGCCATAGCTGGTTTCCAGATTGGCAAAATCTGCATAAGGCAGGTTAGTACCCAGATACAGCAACTCATTGGTGGTCCGGTTGTATTCCGGATAGCGAACCATATAGTCTTTTTCTCTCCCTGCTGTTATACCAACTGTAAAAGCATGATAGGCATACGACAGATTTGCCGATGTTGTAACTGAAGGACGCAGGTATGGGTTGCCTACCCAATAATTGAGAGGGCTATAATAGAAACGAAAAGGATTTAACTGACTAAAATCCGGACGTGTAATGCGTCGATTTGCATTTAGGCTAATGCGGTGATCTTGTCCTAGTTGATAGCTGGCATTTATTCCGGGTAGCCAGGTAATATACTCTCGTTTTCGTACAGTATTTTGTAAGACAGAGTTCGCGATAGTACGTGTGTATTCTGTACGGAGACTTACTCTCATATCAAGTTTATTACGTTTATACCCATAGGAAACATACCCGGCATGAATGTATTCGTCATACGTAAACCGATTGGTCCGCCCGGCATCAGGCACAAATTGTTGCTCCGTATTTAATGTATCATAACGCAGATCATTGTTTGTACGCACTATAGCCAACTTAGCTCCTGTCTGCCAGTTACCTGATTGTGTATTTCGGGAATAATCGGCCTGTATATTTCGAATCGCTATAGTATTTCTCAGGGTTGTTTTCCAGTAATTTGTCCGTTCATTCAAAAATTGATTCCAAATCTGAATGTCTTCATTCTGTCGATTCTGGATATTTGTCAGTGAGCCAAATAAATTCAGCCGACTGTTTTTTGAAAAGGTCAGAGTATAAGCCACGTTCAAGGCATCATTGATTTGTATCGGAGCATATTTATTGGTGGTTTGACGAACATCCAGGAGTTCATACTGTATAGGTTCCCGAAACGAAAGCTGGTTAACAGTAGTCGCATTTCGATTGGCTCTATATGTTTTAAGAGAGACCTCAATGGTATGCTGAGGATTTATCGTATAATCAACAGTTGCCTGAAGGTTCAGGTTATTATTGGTAGTACGTGTGTGGGTATGGGTTGTCATGATATTTGTATTAGCCAGATGTTGCAAGGCAGTATACAGATAGTAGTCGTCGCCTCCTACATAGCCTGTTCTGAGTATATAGGTAGCCCGTTTGGAACGGTAAGCAACATTCAGTGTATTGTCTGAGGACGAGTACATATTCTGACGAAATGCGGAGTTGAAGAGGCCTTTCCAACCCAACGACTGATTTTGTCTTAACTTGATATCAATAATGGCTTTGTATTGACCATCGTATTGGGCAGACGGATTGGCAATAAGGTCTATGGACTCAATCATATCAGGAGACAAGGCTTTCAGGTAAGCCAGGGATTCCTCCGCACTCATAGGTACAGGTTTGCCGTTGATAAAAATAGCGGGAGTATTTCTCCCTGATACCAGAATAGAACCATCCGGGTCAACAGTGAGTCCGGGAGCTTTACGCAAAATATCCAGAATATTGGAGGAGGATTTAAACAGGCTATTGCCAGCTACCTGAATTACGGTTTTCATGGGTTCATAGCGGATAGCATTTCTCTCACCTTTTACAATTACCTCCGCTAACTGTTTGGCATCTTCTGCCATAACGATAGTTTCAAGCTGTATGGTTGCCTGTTCAGGATAAATAGTAAATTGACCTACATAAGCCTGATGACCCAGCAAAGACACCTGAAATCTATAATGGCCAGTCTGTAGCCCTCTAAACACAAACTTACCTGCAGAATCTGTTTGTACACCTGTCAGCAACAACGAATCTGCCTCTGTAGATAGTCTCACTGTAGCAAGATAGACAGGAATATGATTGCTGTCCGTGACCTGTCCACGAACAATAACCTGGGCATGAAGTAAAACAGTGCTCAGTAACAGCACAGCAGTTAGAGAAAGAAATTTAAGCATAAGTCACATTTGTTACATTCGAAATTGAATGCCCAAATATGTAGTGAATGCCTACTCTCTATGTCCTGATCTTGGATTCCGGGCGTACGGATTTATAAATTTGTACTGTTTCAGGCATATTAACGTACTAAAGAGGCATCCGATCGTTTCGCTAGATCCTCTTTATACATAAGTGGTGTGGTAGCTTTGATCTTCTTAAATGCAGTATAGAAAGTGGATTTGGAATTAAAGCCTACTTCATAGCCTATAGCTTCTAAAGAAAACGGATGCCCCTGGGCTATCATCCGACAGGCTTCTTCAATCCGATACTCATTCACATAGGATGTAAAGTTCTTTCCCAGATTGTCGTTCAGTAATTGTGACAACTGATGAGCAGGTATGTTTATCGATTTAGCCAGTTCACTTAGTGTGAGGTTGGGATTTTTGAATAATCCCCCTTTAACCATTTGCTGCTCCAATGTTGTTACTAAATTCATAACTGTAGCCTCATCTACCTTCCTGACCGGATTTTTTGCCGGAACCACATAAAATTGTTCTGCAGTCCGGCTGTGATACAGATGTATAAAAATCATTGCATATAACACCAATGAGAATATAATAGCTCCACCATAGTAGGTTTCACAAATATCTCGGATTAAATAGGCCATCATAAACGATAGAAATATAGCCACGTTTACTGAATAGATAGCCAGCAACCAGTTTTCAGCAGGTTTAAGTGCATCACTTGTACTACGGATACGGGCAAAAAGACCTCTTATAACTACTCCAGCTGCAATGATATACAACGTCCATACAGCATACACAACCTGAATACTATATTTCCTCCAAAGTTCGGGATAGGTAGCATAACGGTACATTACTCCCATAAAAACAATCGCTGCCAGCAAGGCTCCTATCTGGTATTTCCAGCTACGGGGGACTTGTGTTAACTGATCAATAGACGATTTAAGAAAGAAAAATAACGCTGGCCCAATCAACAGACAAGCTGAAATTCCAATCTGTCGATAGATTTCAGGTAGATTAGAATCAAAATATATTAATACGGCCTTACCAATACGCAGACTCAGTGCAGCCATCAAACATCCCAGGAAAAAGCTGGAAAGATTTCTTCGTTTAGCCAGAAACATAAAATAAATGGCCAGCAGAATACCATTAAAAGCTCCCAGAGCTCCAATAAAGAACAGGATATATTTACCATCATGCATACACTTGAGGCAGGTTACTTATAACAAAAAGTAACCCAATATACTAAGCTGAATAATGGCGAAAAAGCAATTATGGATGTACGGATAAAAAACATACTTTTAGTAAAACAGACTGGATTGTTCCTACTCAGTAATCAGGCAAGTAAAATCAACAGGATTTCTTCTTACTCTTCTACACTAAAAACCATTTCTCAATCCTGTCATTTATGTAGTTGATCATGTTGATTCATAAACAGGATCAAACCCGTTTTAGACGACTTCCATTGCTGATCCAGATAATCTGGTACACCACCCGGTGTCTGTGCAAATAAACCCAATAATATATCCATATCTCCATCCTGATCAATATCCCCTTTTTCGAGGGTAAGAGATTTAACAGGCAGATCACTTTGATGGGTGAAGGAGGTAAATTGTATATGGTCTCCTCTGCTCGTATTTTCCAGATACACAAATGATTCATTCAGTAACTCACCATAATCAGGAAAGAAGGCCGTTAAAGCAATATCAATATCATCATCTTTATCAAAATCATCCGCAATGACTCTTGTTGCTCCATATACGGGATAAAAGTATTTCTCATCAAACTTTCCATTGCCTCTGTTTAAATGTATACGAATGCCATGAAATGCTTTCAGAATAGGTGAGTGATCTGCATTGTCTCCATGAGCGGTGATAATATCAGTAAGTCCATCCTTATTAAAATCTATCAGCACCATATCTGTTGTGCCAAAATGTGGAGGAAAACGCAGTACTCGTTTAGCTTTAAACTGCAAATCCTCTTTCTGCTGGAAAATGTACACAGACTCATCCCCTTGAGCAAACATAGCAATGATATCTTTTTCGCCATCACCATCCATATCCTGTACAAAACACTTTATGGCTCCAGGGATATTCAATAGTACTTGCTCAGTATAAACTTCCTCAGAAGTATGTCGGGTATAGACAGACAGAGAGCCTATCTTATTACCAAATTTACAGACCACAATTTCCGGAATACCATCATTATTCAGATCTTCAATCTGTGTATGAACAGGCCTGTGAAGAGATCGCAGCCATATACTGTCTTTGTCTCTGGCAAGCAGATTAATTGAACCAGTATTCAGTTCGGTAGGAAATAAATTCCCTATTTCTGTCAGATAGGTAACATTCTGGTAAAAGGTAAAATCTACCACTGGGCTTTGGGTAGTCATACTATAGGTAACACCTTGATTCCATTGCCAGTTATAAACCTTCTGGTAGTTATCTCCTATCCATATGGAGTGAGTCTCG
Proteins encoded:
- a CDS encoding outer membrane beta-barrel protein, which codes for MLKFLSLTAVLLLSTVLLHAQVIVRGQVTDSNHIPVYLATVRLSTEADSLLLTGVQTDSAGKFVFRGLQTGHYRFQVSLLGHQAYVGQFTIYPEQATIQLETIVMAEDAKQLAEVIVKGERNAIRYEPMKTVIQVAGNSLFKSSSNILDILRKAPGLTVDPDGSILVSGRNTPAIFINGKPVPMSAEESLAYLKALSPDMIESIDLIANPSAQYDGQYKAIIDIKLRQNQSLGWKGLFNSAFRQNMYSSSDNTLNVAYRSKRATYILRTGYVGGDDYYLYTALQHLANTNIMTTHTHTRTTNNNLNLQATVDYTINPQHTIEVSLKTYRANRNATTVNQLSFREPIQYELLDVRQTTNKYAPIQINDALNVAYTLTFSKNSRLNLFGSLTNIQNRQNEDIQIWNQFLNERTNYWKTTLRNTIAIRNIQADYSRNTQSGNWQTGAKLAIVRTNNDLRYDTLNTEQQFVPDAGRTNRFTYDEYIHAGYVSYGYKRNKLDMRVSLRTEYTRTIANSVLQNTVRKREYITWLPGINASYQLGQDHRISLNANRRITRPDFSQLNPFRFYYSPLNYWVGNPYLRPSVTTSANLSYAYHAFTVGITAGREKDYMVRYPEYNRTTNELLYLGTNLPYADFANLETSYGSNLTQWWKMTHNLGIYYLKQQMPYLGKVYAIGVTDFSINGSHVFTLPKGVTADLTYRYQSKGGSSLYVRKAFGSADIGLQKSWLKDKLNTRLTFYDIFYTHAYKLVFREKEIIDNQLAHRYATRRLVFTLVYNFGTGNYTSKDNRTTDEEKRAK
- a CDS encoding Na+/H+ antiporter, coding for MHQTLLLCISLLLAVSLFVMLGQRLRIPVPIFLVLSGLVVSWIPGVPRISIDPDLIFLIFLPPLLYEAAWYTSWKEFWRWRRIIVVLAFGLVVFTAFAVAYVSQALIPGFTMALGFLLGGIISPPDAVAASSVLKEIKVPKRVINILEGESLVNDAASLVVFRFALAAIVSGSFVWKDAATGFFSVTIFGIGVGLGVAGVFYVVHRWLPATTRINILMTFMAPYVMYLAAEELHVSGVMAVVSGGLFLSYHRHQIFNHTVRIQGAGMWATVVFAMNGLVFILIGLELPVIVNGLDGYSKGEVIWYAIVITLLVIVTRMVVVMFTSIFTRIVGGVIPVAERRPGWRGPIIVGWAGMRGVVSLASALSIPLTLDTGAAFPHRNLILFITFIVILVTLVFQGLTLPYIIRKVNYADPDHLASEHEQIAAIRKKLLQVALIQLEENHSDKVITNELIANLKNRMEDDLYLQTNHLEAVVLDEEKMAEYNEVFADIVAAKRKELYQLRHRNEFDDEVIRKEEAWIDLEQEKINHSVH
- a CDS encoding LytTR family DNA-binding domain-containing protein, with product MKLTAIAIDDEPSALEVVSRHASKVPFLELVATFTDAFDAIPFLRQNRIDLLFVDIKMPDISGIEFVQTLSRVPMVVFTTAYSEYAVQGFELDAIDYLLKPFSLVRFTKSCTKALEIKTLREGDSEKFIFVKTGYEEEKVLLDDIFYIESDGNYLIFTLKGRKLLSRQTMTDILQMLPEGAFIRVHRSYIIAISKIEKISRHQLWIADHEIPIGASYEESLITIRERINAR
- a CDS encoding helix-turn-helix domain-containing protein — its product is MHDGKYILFFIGALGAFNGILLAIYFMFLAKRRNLSSFFLGCLMAALSLRIGKAVLIYFDSNLPEIYRQIGISACLLIGPALFFFLKSSIDQLTQVPRSWKYQIGALLAAIVFMGVMYRYATYPELWRKYSIQVVYAVWTLYIIAAGVVIRGLFARIRSTSDALKPAENWLLAIYSVNVAIFLSFMMAYLIRDICETYYGGAIIFSLVLYAMIFIHLYHSRTAEQFYVVPAKNPVRKVDEATVMNLVTTLEQQMVKGGLFKNPNLTLSELAKSINIPAHQLSQLLNDNLGKNFTSYVNEYRIEEACRMIAQGHPFSLEAIGYEVGFNSKSTFYTAFKKIKATTPLMYKEDLAKRSDASLVR
- a CDS encoding serine hydrolase domain-containing protein, whose product is MKTYLTLFFLEICLLLIGCMSTVRAQPTRRYTAEIEKRIKQVEQNLCTWMQIDGRPNWTLAERMRFYNVKGVSIAVIHNYQIEWAKGYGWADTTDKRPVSENTLFQAASISKSLNAIGCLKLVQNQQVALDKDINQYLKRWKFPYDSLAHRKVITLGNLLSHTAGLSVHGFAGYTDKEPRPSLLQVLDGLPPANSPAVRLMAEPGTTMEYSGGGTTLTQLLVEDVTQKTYAQYMQTEVLNPLGMVHSTFAQPPAVKLQHELATGYRYDGKPIGSLFHIYPEQAAAGLWTTPTDIATFVLEMQLSLQGKSSKVLSPKMTRRMLTPYLPRYDVALGTFIFMREGKEAAYFQHTGLNEGFSSVYYGSVEGGNGVVIMCNSDNFGLIRELVNSVASIYTWKDFYNPVVKKEIKVASATTDAYIGSYTWSEAPDQTITVYKQGEKLLYHNSTSRNTWEMHFTDDTTFFLYELPQNEYTFSRDANGSIDGIQGQREDQEWKLSKIK
- a CDS encoding sensor histidine kinase: MHTLNKVRFYEALFIFIATIIYLVRRYFEEYQNLFKFLSEPELQGGVAYQIAEIEGYNFGVNTCLPVAGCTIFFVAAWYVFHYHTFPKIKEAQQDDKTFIFLVMTLVLAGAGVFVYLYFRQFPQYYRDENGNVIGAGAYSLYRQRNVISSTVVMLTIIGYYECVAQLYYYIHTKLNEDQKGNQVYIGYFLLICLASLILGFALIGEVPEFLFDMPMENLADGTFRYFFYMLVLGLLVFILQKFCYDRLLPAIQHSAWNLVIQYLVIYFIICIAGTAMTWIAANDFDLEISRNKRIVAILTILLIVPLVIMYLRQVFTKEKIQLQTQISHKSAELIALRLQINPHFLFNALNTLYAAALRENAEKTSDGIQKLGDMMRFMLHENNQERIPLTKETEYLYNYIAIQRMRLDESHPIEIRVNIQQPDKEIYIAPMLLNPFVENAFKHGISFRQPSWIYITLTLDATHLYFKVHNSMHAKLENDPEENKSGVGLENVRKRLDLLYPDRYTLNIEQSGQDYFASLVLRYW
- a CDS encoding VCBS repeat-containing protein; the encoded protein is MRFIKITIFACVLILISISISSFQTIQRAALDNGQTLYFSHCGSCHMLPKPSSLTKQIWESRVLPVMASRMGIIYPGFDPLRGLTPEEKEIAASNNIIPKQPVLTQEEWNQLSQYIIRNAPDEVPVDKNRLTRNTPLEQFVRKDISLQNNFPSLITGLKYNNETHSIWIGDNYQKVYNWQWNQGVTYSMTTQSPVVDFTFYQNVTYLTEIGNLFPTELNTGSINLLARDKDSIWLRSLHRPVHTQIEDLNNDGIPEIVVCKFGNKIGSLSVYTRHTSEEVYTEQVLLNIPGAIKCFVQDMDGDGEKDIIAMFAQGDESVYIFQQKEDLQFKAKRVLRFPPHFGTTDMVLIDFNKDGLTDIITAHGDNADHSPILKAFHGIRIHLNRGNGKFDEKYFYPVYGATRVIADDFDKDDDIDIALTAFFPDYGELLNESFVYLENTSRGDHIQFTSFTHQSDLPVKSLTLEKGDIDQDGDMDILLGLFAQTPGGVPDYLDQQWKSSKTGLILFMNQHDQLHK